Part of the Helicobacter bilis genome is shown below.
TCATATTCACCTTGCAAATGCACATCAGCATACTTCATACTCTCATTCCATGCAATATCAAATACAGATTCTACCCCCTGTATATACATAGCAAGTCGTTCAACCCCATAGGTAATCTCCACACTCACACTCTCACAAGGGATACCGCCTACTTGCTGAAAATAGGTAAATTGCGTTACCTCCATACCATCAAGCCACACTTCCCAGCCAAGTCCCCATGCTCCGAGTGTTGGCGACTCCCAGTTATCCTCTACAAAGCGAATGTCATGTGCGTTTGTATCTAGCCCTAAAGCTTCTAAACTCTGTAAATATAGCTCCTGTATATTATCTGGTGAGGGTTTAATTAAAACTTGAAATTGATAATAGCTTCCAAGTCGATTTGGATTCTCCCCATAGCGTCCATCAGTTGGTCTGCGAGATGGTGCGACATAGGCGGTAGCCCATGGCGTTTTATCAAGACTTCTTAGTAATGTAGCAGGGTGAAAAGTCCCAGCCCCAGCAGGTATATCATAGGGTTGTAAAATCGCACAGCCCTTTGTGTTATTAAAAGTAGCATTCGCCCAAAATGTTTGTAGCTTTAATAGAATCTCTGAAAATGTCAGCATAAAAGCCCCTGTTAAAAAATATCGCTAAAAAAAGTGTAGCATAGCAAAAGATTATGAAGTTTTAATGCTTTGTGTATTGAAACTACCTTGTGAAATTATAGAGTGTGTTATAATTCTAAAGGTAAGGGATAAAGGAAAACTATGCGATTATACATTCTATTTTTTATGCTTTTTTATCTATGCTATGCAAAAGATTCTAAAAATGAGTTAAGTGAGAGTGAGAGAAAAAATGCCATTGTAGCTTGTGCGAACTCGCATTTAGAATCTTGTGAAAAGCTTTTAAATGATAATCTACCAGACATACGCACTTGCAATGTCCGCACAGAATGTGAATTTAGCGGGTGGCTCTACATTCAAGTGCAAGAATACACACAATCACTCCCCTATCTCAAAAAAGCATGTGATAATAATCATAAAGAAGGCTGTGATAAACTAGGCTTTAGCTATCAGCGACTAAATAATTATAGAAAAGCAAAAAAATACTATAAAATCGCTTGTAATAAAGGCAGCATGAGTGGCTGCTATAATCTTGCTATGCTTTATTATGATGGCTTAGGTGTGAGACATAGCTATGAAATGGCAAATACACTTTTTGAAAAAATCTGTGATAACAGAGAAGGGCTTGGCTGTCTGCAACTTGGCATAGCCTATAAAGAGGGCTTAGGCGTGATACAAAATCAAGATAAGGCAAAAATGTATTTTGAAAAAGGGTGTTCTTTGAGTAATAATGAATCTTGCAATTTTCTTGATGAATATCAAAGTGATATGCGGGAAGAATATAATGAAGAAGAAGGTAGTAATAAAAACAAGAGTGATGAGAGTATAGAATAGGTACTTTGCAAAACTAATGCTATATCATTAAGTTCAGTATGCAGACTTGATATTCATTCAAATCGCGTGTGATACATTATTGATGTAGCTATAAAGCAATCGATTTAAGCCTGATAACAATCCCTTTTATTGTTGTTATCAAAGCTACTCCACCAAAGCAATCATTTGCGAAAAGTTTTTGGCACAAAGACTTGCACCGCCTATTAATACACCATCAGAAATAGAGCAAATACTAGTGATATTATCCTTATTCACACTGCCCCCATATAATGCTTTTTTAACACCTAAATCCTTTAATATCTGCATAATATTTGCAATCTCTTTAAGACTTGGCGTTTTTCCGCTGCCTATTGCCCAAATAGGTTCATAGGCTATCGTTAATAGCGGATAGGATAGGTCAATATGTTGTAGTTGAGATTCTAAAAAATCCCTAACACAAGGCACACCAGAATCCTCCCCAATACATAGCATAATACGCATATTTTCCTGCATGAAAAACTCAAACTTTTCTTTTATCTTAGCATTATTCTCGCCTAAAATTTGCCGTCTCTCACTATGCCCCAACATAATATGCTTAATCTTTAAGGCATTAAGTACCTCTTGTCCTATCTCACCCGTAAAAGCACCATTTTGAATAGGATAAGCATTCTGTGCGCCAATCTCAAAATGCGTGTATATATTATCTGTTAGGCTTGCTTGATTTGGAAACACGATAATATTGTGTTTTTTGGCATTTTGCAAAGATTGGAGTTCTGTTTGCAAAAGAGATAAATATGCTAATGTGCTTTGTGGAGTGTGATTTGCCTTGAGATTTGCGGCGATTGTTTTCATTGGAATCCTTTATTGATTAAATTTTAGTTTAAAATTATATTGTGTGTTTATAAAATTTAATAAATATAAATAAAAGACTATATATCGCAGAAACGCTCCAAGACATTCTTGCAGTAATATTTAAGAATTTAACCAAATGTTCCATGTTGAAATGAAGTAGAATAATAATGTTTAAAAAAGGGTTCTTAAATACACGCGGAGTTTAGAAATATAATATTTGGTATGACGGAAAGAAAGAGTTTAATAGACTTGCAAATATAGAGAATTGATACACGCGAGAAGTCTCAAACATTTTTTCTGTATAAGTAGATATGAGATCGTGCTTCACAATTCAATCCCGCAAATAACAAACACGCAAGTTATACTTTATAAGATGTAATCAGATTTAGAAAATGGTGGTTGCGACTGGACTCGAACCAGCGACCCCTACCATGTCAAGGTAGTGCTCTACCAACTGAGCTACGCTACCACCCAATAAATTTAAGGCGATATGTGTAAGCGTTAATTTCATCATAAACATTAAGTTCCCACTCTACTAGATCACAACAAGATTCTGAAATCGTAGTCAAAAAAAAACATTGTATTAAATAGTCATTTCTAACCACATTAATACAATATCAGGGGATTTAATATCATGTCGCCATATCTTTAATGATGTATAATACTACAAACAGAAAACATAAAGCATCTTGATAAAATTTTAACTTAAAGGAGTGGCGTGCTCGGAGGGATTCAAACCCCCGACCTACAGGACCGCAACCTGTTGCTCTATTCAGCTGAGCTACGAGCACAATTAGCTTGTGATTATATAGAAAAAAATATAAAAAATAGCTTAATAGTTTAAAATTTTAAAGAATATTTATAAAGAATTAAGTTTAGGTCAATATTTTATTATGTCAAGATATATTATTTCATAACTTGTTTTGGGTTAGATTCTAGTTATAATGACAATATTTTACACATCGAATAATAAATCCGCTAACGAATAAATAATACTAATATTAATAAAATAATACTATAATAATACCTTTTTAATTTTATTAATAAAGGTAAGGTTCTATGTTTTCTTACACCTATGTATATAAAAAAGATAACAAAGAAAATGCTTTTTTTACGCAGTTTAACCCTAAAGCTATCACAGCAAAAAATAATGATGATACACCATTTTTCTCATATTCTTCAAGGCTAGATGTTACTCAAGCAGGTTTTGCTAAAGAATATTTTATTAAGAAGAGATTTAATAAAAAGTCTCTTTATATAAGTATATTTTGTGCCTATACCCTACTTTTTATGGAATCTTTATTTGCAGATAGCCTAGATATTACGGATAATACGACTTCAAAAGATTCTAACACAAAGCATTATCAAGCAAAAGCGGCAACCGTTACTGCAACAAGAATCCCAACGACAATCACTGAAGCCCCCGGCAATGTCAGCATAATAGATAAGGAATCTATAAAAATGCGACCAAATAGTAAGATTAGCGACACTTTGCGTGGTATAGAGGGCTTGCGTCAAAGCAAAAGTCGCGGCATGGATACATTTGATGGGGTTACTATTCGGGGCGTTAGTAGTGGGGCTATGATTATGCTTGATGGTGTGATTCTAAATGATATGGATAATAATACAAAAATGATAACCGCGATGAATGCCGATGATTTAGAGCAAGTGGAAGTGATACGCGGTCCATTCTCAAATCTCTATGGTAGCGGGGCGTTGAGTGGGGCTATAAACTTTGTTACCGCTATGCCTAATAAGTTTGAATTGAGGGCAAACATAGGCTATGGGAATCCTTTCGTGCCAAATACCGCACAAGAAAATCTCGTGCGTGGGTATCTCTCAATCGGTGATACCTTTTTTGATAATAAGCTAAAGCTTAAAGCAAGCTATGGCTTCACCACCACAGATGGCTACGCAGCAGATAGTGCGTGGGTGTATAAAGGCGATACCATTCTTAATAATGGCGTAACAGGTGGCATACCAAGTAAGAATCCACAAGGCACAGACATTGTAATAATAGGGGATATGGGAAAACAAAAGTATCAAACACATGACTTGAAATTTAAAGCACAATATGATTTGACAGAATCTATTACGCTAGATTCTGGACTTATGTTTAACTACTATGGCTATACACATGAAGACCATACGACTTTCTTGCGTAAGAATGGAGAAGAATATTGGGGAGATAATAGCAATACTTGTAATAATTGCGGTGGAAATCGTCCCATGCCTATGTATGCTGGACGCGGCATAGGGCAAGAGAGATTTGCTCAAAATATCTTTTATGTAGGATATAAGCAATACTTTGATGATATATTGCTTAGTGCTAGATACTCACGCATTGATGGCTGGAGAGATTTTAATAATCCAGATGGTGGGGCAAGTGGTGAAACAAATGCAAATACTACACTTACAGGCGGACCCGGTTCACAAACTAAAGATAGATTCCAAACGAATAATTTAGATATTTTTACAAATATCCCTATCTTTGATGTAGGACAGAATTTGCTGATAGGATTCCAAGCAAGGCAGCTAAGTATGGACGAGTCTGTCTTTAACCTTAATGATTGGACAAATTATTCTAGCAATGGCAGCAACTATGTCAATACCAAAGAGAACAAAGGTGGCAAAAGCCTTATGAGTGGTGTTTTTATAGAACTTAGAAGCGAGTGGAATAAATATTTAAGCACGACTTTGGGCTTACGATATGACTACTGGCTAGGGTATGACTACTATACAAAAACTAACTCGCAAGTAACAAACAACTCAAAGCATAAGATTTCTCCAAAAGCAACACTTAATTACTACATAAATGATACAAGCACACTAAAAGCATCAATTGGACAGGGATTTCGCGCACCAACGCTTAGTCAAATGTTTAGCACATACAAAACAAATAATGGTATCACAACCATTGGGAATCCAAACCTAAAACCAGAGAGTGCCACAAGCTTTGATATAGGCTTTGAACAAAAGCTTAGTTTTTCTCAATATCAGGGCTTAGTAAAAGCATATTATTTTAATACTTTTATGAGTGATGTTATCTATAATCATTTAGAAGGTAATACTAATTACTTAAAAAATGGTGGATTAGCCCTTATCAATGGCTTAGAGCTATCCTACAAACAGAATCTCCCTTATAATCTCTCACTACTTTTCACCTACACCTTTACAAATTCAGACATGCTAAGAAATCCAGCGGATAAAAGCATAGAAGGTAAAAAACTCACAGGCATACCAGAGCATTTGGGTTACGCACAGATTGCCTATGATGATTCTGTATTTTTTGGAAGTTTTGGTATTGAAATGATGAGTAAGCCTTTTAGCAGAGCGGATAATAAGGATACAATCGGTGGTGTATATAGTGCGACTGATGGCTATGTGCTGGGTGATGTGAGAGTTGGCTATAGATTCTTAAAGCATTATGAAGTAGCCTTTAATGCGACAAATATTTTTAATCAAAAATATTTTAGCTATTATAGAGCCCCCGGTGCTGCATTCTTTATACAGGCTGGTGCTACTTTTTAATAACATTTTGGCGTATTTGTAACGATATTTAGAATCTAGAAATGAAGTAATATTGTTTCTTTATCTTATTTACTTTATAGGAATATAATCAGCCTAAGTCTCAAAGACTGAATAATATTAAAAGGATTATGTATGAGAAAAATTGTGCTTAGTGCTATTGTGGCAAGTTCGTTGGCTATTGTTGGTATGCAGGCTGCACCATATAAGATTGATGTAAGTCATTCAGCGATTAACTTTAAGATTGGACACATGGTTGTGGCAAATGTGAATGGGAATTTTGCGAAATTTAGCGGCAATGTGGATATTGATCCAAAGACAAAAACGCTAACAAAGCTTGATGGAGAAATCGACATTACTTCTATCAACACAAGAGATGAGGAAAGAGATGGGCATTTACTAGGTGATGCTTACTTTGATGCAGGGACATATCCAAAAGGCACACTTAAAGCGACAAAAATCACAAAAGCTAAAAATGGCATTCGTGTTGAGGCAGATTTGACACTTCGAGGTGTAACAAAAAAGGTAATTTTCACAGGTGAGCTAAAAGGACCAGCACAGCATCCTATGCTTAAAAAAGAGATTTTTGGGCTTACCCTGCAGGCTACAATTAATCGCAAGGATTTTAATATCGGCAAAGATACTTCAGGTGCTACAATGGGTGAGAGTGTAGATATTTCTATCAACTTAGAGCTTCATCCGCAATAAATTCACATAGAATCTTAACATGCAATAAAGCACAAAGGATTATAACCACTTCCTTTGTGGCTATCTAGCATGAGTTTTCATATAACATTTTGCCCGAGATTATTTGCTTAAAATTATATGAAAACTCATAAAAGGGGATAGTATGGACAATAAAACTACGCATTTAAGCGATGAGATAAAAAGAGAGATTCTGCAAAATGCTAAAACCATAATGATAGTAGGCTTAAGCCCAGATACAAGTAAGCCAAGCTATCATGTCGCCTCATTTCTCTTAGAAAAGGGCTATGATATAATTCCAATTTACCCAAAAGGTGGCGAGATTTTAGGCAAAAAGGCTTTCACTTCGCTTAAAGAAGCATTCATAGATATATCTAAAAAAGGTGTGAAATGCGATATTATCGACATTTTTAGAAAAAGCGAGGCATTACCTTTGGTTGTAAGTGAGATTTGTGAAATATGGGGATTAGAATCTAGTATAAAAGATTCTTGTGCTAGAGAAAGTGAAATAGCTAGAGATTTAGATTCTAATTATAACGATCAGCATTCAGTCGTTAAACTAGGGAAACTAGATTCTATAAATTTTGCACCCCAAAGCCCTGCACCCACCCAAATGGTAGAGAATCTAGACTCTAATAGTCATCATATTAAGCATAGTGAAATATCTAATACAGAATCTAAAAAAGATTTTTCGCCTATGGCTCAAAATGACAAGATTCTAGAATCCTTTAATACAAATAACCCTTGTATATGGGTGCAACTTGGATTACAAAATGCAGAAGCAGCTAAAATTGCAAAGCAACATGGAATGCTTTATGAAGAAGATAGCTGCATTAAACTAGAATATATGAGAATCTTTAGTAAATAAATTAAATACTTGTAGATTCTAGAACATTCTTTATTGGCAATATTATTTTCTTGTGTATATGTGAGTTTATCTACCTAATATAACGATTATTTATAAATGCAAAATTCACATTATTGATTTTGAGTAGTATATGCAATTACTGCGTATAGAATCCATTGATTTTCCATCTTATTTCACACCAAAAGCACATGCGAAATCTTTGCTTTCAAAATAATGCAAAATTATACAATATGCTTTATACCCTATTTTTTCAACATGCAAGAGTGGTATTTCTGCCACAAGTTACTAAGGCTAACTAACGAAATCCTAACCCCACAAATTCTCTTGCTAAGATTCTATTAAAAGATAGAAACTAACGCGGTATTTGATTTTGTGAAAGCATACCTAAAAGGCTTTGTATTCCGCCTTTTTGGCTAAGTTTCTTTGCAAATTTACTTGCTTGGTCAAATTGCTTTAATACACGATTAATATCGCTTACTTGCAATCCACTGCCAAGTGCTATACGCTTTCGTCTTGAGCCATTTAAAAGGTCTGGGTTTTCTCTTTCTTTTTGCGTCATGGAATTTACCATTGCGCGGATTATTTTAATCTCTTCAGAGTTATCCAAATCCACATCTTTGAGTGATTTTGCCATATTACCCATACCCGGAATCATAGACATGAGAGAGCTTACTGACCCCATCTTTTTGACATTTTCAATTTGATTGAGAAAATCTGTAAAAGTAAAAGTCCCCTTTTTAATCTTTTTATGAATATCTTTTGCTTCTTTTGGATTGATAACACTTGCTGTTTTTTCCGCAAGACTCGTTAAATCCCCTGCACCCATAAGCCTTGATACAATCCTATCTGGCATAAATAAATCAAGGTCGGCAATCTTTTCTCCCATACCCATAAAACGCAAGGGAATGCCGATTTGATACGCAATGGAGAGAGCTATACCACCTTTTGAATCACTATCAAACTTGCTTAAAATCACACCGCTAATACCTATCTTTTCATGGAAAGTTTGTGCTGTTCTCACACCATCTTGCCCACTTAGAGAATCTGCAACATAGAAAGTATCATGCGGATTTATCGCTTTTTTAATCTCGGCTAATTCACTCATTAAAGACTCATCAATTGCTAATCGCCCCGCCGTATCATAAATCACAACATCAAATAGCCCATCTTGTGCGTATTTCATCGCCTCTTTTGCCACACTAACAGGACTATTAGATTCTGAGTGAAACACCTCTGTCTCAATCTGTTCTCCCAATGTCTTTAACTGCGTAACGGCGGCTAATCTCTGCAAATCACAAGGCACAAGCAAAACCTTCTTATTTCGTGCTTTTAGATAGTTTGCAAGTTTTGCACAAGTCGTTGTCTTACCACTACCTTGCAAACCACTCATAAGGATATTTGTCGGCGGCTTTTGTGCGTAAGTAAAGCCATAAACTCCACTCACTTCCAAAATCTCTAAAAGAGACTGACTAAGTGCGTTTAAAAAGCTATCCCTACCTATGCCATTTGCCTTTGTTTTATCCTTTGTTTTTTGCAGAATCTCTTTAGTTGTTTTATGATATACATCATTTTTTAATAGAGCTTTTTTTAATTCATCTAGGGCTTTATCGAGTGCTTTTTCATCATCACTGAATCTAATCTTATTAATCGCCCCACGAAAGCCATTGCTCAAAGTCTCAAACATATTTATCCTTTTTATAGCACATAATTTATATACAAAGCTAGAATTATAACAAAATTTTACATAAAACCAAATTATAGCTATCCAATAAACTTCATATAAAAACATGCTAGAATTACAAAAAGATTCTAAAAAGGCAAAGCAGCTATGAATAATAAACAAGAACTCAATATAAAACAAGATTCAAAGCAAGATGAAATAATAAATATGTTTAATGACATTGCAAAAACCTATGATACAACAAATCGTGTTATGAGTATGGGGATTGATATAAGTTGGCGTAAAGAGGCGTGTAAAGAAGCTTTTCAAATCCTTAATAAACAAAAATTAGACATTGCAGATATTGCTTGTGGCACGGGCGATATGATGCTGCATTGGGAGCAATCTAGCAAGGATTTAGGCATAGAGATAGCAAGTATTGAGGGCATTGATCCATCAAGTGGTATGCTAGACCAAGCTAGAGAAAAGATCCCGCATGGAGTGTTTAAAGTCGCACAAGCAAATAATCTGCCCTTAGAATCTTGTAGCAAAGATATTATATCCATTGCCTATGGTTTGCGTAATGTCGTGGAGAGAGAAGCAGCATTAAAGGAATTTTACAGAGTGTTGCGTCCAAATGGTGTGCTTGTGATTTTAGAATTTACCACGCCAAATAAACATAATGTATTCTCAAAACTCATGCAATTTTATACAAAAAATATTTTGCCAATTGTAGGTGGGCTTATCTCTCGTAATTTTAAGGCGTATCGTTATTTGCCAGATTCTATTGATAGCTTTATTACTCGTGAGAGTTTAGAAGCTGAGCTTTTAGCGTGTGGTATGCCAACAATTTTTGCAAAAAGCTATAGTGCTAATGTCTCATCTCTACTCATAGCACAAAAGCAAGAGTAAATGCAAGGCTTTATCCTTAAAATCACAAAAAGCATTAGAGAAGATGTGATTGTAAAAGTGCTGACACAAGGGCATTATCACACACTTTATAGATTCTATGGAGCAAGGCATAATATCCTTTATACAGGGCGAAAAATCGATTTTGAGATAGAGTATCAAGGGGTGCATATACCAAAGCTACGAAACTTAACGCATTTGCCAAAGCCCTATGAAGTTGAGTTAGATAAGGTGTATGTATGGCAGCAGTTTTGTGCCTTGCTTGATAAGCATTTACATGAAGCAAAGCAGATAGAATCTTTTTATTTTGAGTTAATGGAGCATAGCGTTACTTTATTACACAGACAAAATGCAAGGCGACTTATTTGCAGTATGTATGCGAGTTTGCTTGAGTTTGAGGGCAGACTTTACAGAGAGGATAGTTGCTTTGCGTGTGGGGCTTTGCTGCATGAGTTTGTAGCTCTTACGCGTGGATTTCTCTTTGCATGTCCTAGCTGTGTTACAAGTCCCATTATTATGCAAAAACAGCTTATGCTTGATTTCTATGAGACAAAGAGTCTTATCAATATCGATGATATAAACTGCGATAGAATCTATGAGGTTGTATTGCAGGGGTTGTAACTTAATTTCCTTGCTATTTTTTTGATAACTTCACAAGGAAACGATATATCTCACTTCCAGCACTTACTTGTATATACATATCCCCAGCTTTTAGATTCTTATATGGGATAAGTATAAAACCACCTTTAACATCATTTTTTCGTAGTGTATTTTTACGCAAATAATGTGAGATTAAAAATTTCCTTGCATTAAAAGATTCAAGTTGCATATTGTAAAAATTCGCCCTTGCAAATGAATAATCATAGAATCTATATGCCATAAAAAAGCCATTATCAAACATAAAAGGCATGGGATAAATATGATAGGCATTCATGCTAAAAAAGGGATCACTCACTCTTAGATTTGGGGGTGTAGTCTCTATACCATAGTCATATAGGGCTTGAGAGAGACTGAAATTAGAGCGTGATAGGGCTTGAAAGCTATATGGTTTTATGGTCTTCTCATTCAGCACAATGGAGATATTTTCAGTGCTAAATTGTAAAATCTCATCACTAAGATTTTCTAAAGCGACATACAATATTAAAGGCACATTATCAAATCCGCCGATTGTCTCTTGTGCGATTTCTATTTGAATCTTGCTTTTTTCCTGCTTATCTTGCATGATGGCTACGCCATTATTATAGCTTGCTATCTTATCTGGCTTAACCACAAGTGAAGAACACGCCATAAAACACAAACTCACGCAACATAAAAAAACGAGTCTCACATACATAAAATTCCTTTAATTTTTTAGTGTAAATGATAGCATATTAGAGAATAAAAGAAGTAATATGCTCTAGCTTCGTATAAAATGTGCTATATATTTCTTGCGTTTTTATATTTATGAATTTGTGGTTTGGGCTTAAAATCTTGAATAAAATCCAAACTTATGTAATACAAAATTGCGGTTAAACTTTTTAGATTATGTTTAATGTGGGCAGGTTGCAGACAAGGTAGCATAACTATTTGGAGACTAGTTGCAACTTTTCTCATCATTTTCTCCGACCCAATAGGTTGTATAATTTTAGCAATATGGGCAACTTAACACAAACTTATGGAAATATAAGCAAAAAGTCTGTATTGTTTTGCATTCTAAAAATAGTAAAAGTTTTAGAATCTTGTGAGTTTTATCCATAGTATTGATTGATGGCAGGGTTATTTTAAAGCCAACTTTAATTAATAACTAAACCTTAATGAAAGGAAATCATGTATTTTCACATTCAAAATAGAAACTATAAAACCGCATTTATGCTTATAAGTGCTATATATATGCTGAATGCTACTTTATATGCTAGAGAAATTGCTGCTTACAATAAACATCATATTGCACTATCAAGCGATAATGACGCATATTTTGAGCCTACAAATTACGATAGATACTATACAGCTGGGCATAATCTTAGTTACACCTCAAAAGAATGGCAGAATAGTCCGCTTGCATATACTGCATTATTTTCTAGGCTTTTTAAGCGGGATTTAGCAAGCTCTTTTAGCATTGGTATAGGGCAAGAGGTTTATACGCCATCGGCGCGTTTCGCATTAAATCCACCTGCAAATGACGCCCCTTATGGCGGCTATCTCTATCTCAACACCATGATACAAAATCGCACAAATAACTTTTTAGAGCAACTTGAGCTAAACATTGGTATGGTAGGCAAGGCTGCACTGGGTAAAGAAGCACAGGATTTAATACATGAGTTAATTAACTATTATCCTTTGGCTGGTTGGGATCATCAGATTAGAAATGAATTT
Proteins encoded:
- a CDS encoding lipid A deacylase LpxR family protein, whose product is MYFHIQNRNYKTAFMLISAIYMLNATLYAREIAAYNKHHIALSSDNDAYFEPTNYDRYYTAGHNLSYTSKEWQNSPLAYTALFSRLFKRDLASSFSIGIGQEVYTPSARFALNPPANDAPYGGYLYLNTMIQNRTNNFLEQLELNIGMVGKAALGKEAQDLIHELINYYPLAGWDHQIRNEFVLNAYYKAMYRFDIISNIFDILPYGVIALGNANTHLELGAKMRVGYGLHGDFGIQKATSNHIGSMSLSDDFRFYVTFGIAERFVGRNMFIQGNSFGGFQTQLDMARCIYEAEIGALIAWKGISLAYMYSYKQKEFSTQLLDSNYATLRLEISF